Proteins from a genomic interval of Cognatishimia sp. WU-CL00825:
- a CDS encoding tetratricopeptide repeat protein: protein MIICLVLAACSSGGLDLSGDDAFAPARDTSGQSVSGLTVGQRLMDAGEYELALKAFSRAAAYQGLTADILASIGTANLGLGRLGQAERNLQDAIEKDEFRPEFWNNLGVVLMEQGKISEAAQTFKKAFALDNGESDSIRDNLRLALAKLKNPAYDTSQQDEKFKLVRRGSNDYLLQTTP, encoded by the coding sequence ATGATAATCTGTCTTGTCTTAGCCGCCTGTTCTTCAGGCGGCTTAGACCTTTCTGGCGACGATGCTTTTGCCCCTGCCCGCGACACCAGCGGCCAATCTGTAAGCGGTTTGACGGTTGGCCAACGCTTGATGGATGCTGGTGAATACGAGCTCGCGCTTAAGGCCTTTTCACGTGCGGCGGCCTATCAGGGCCTGACTGCCGATATTCTTGCGTCAATTGGAACCGCGAACCTTGGCCTTGGTCGCCTTGGCCAAGCTGAAAGAAACCTGCAAGACGCCATCGAGAAAGATGAATTTCGACCCGAATTCTGGAATAACCTGGGTGTCGTGCTGATGGAGCAGGGCAAGATTTCAGAGGCGGCGCAAACCTTTAAAAAGGCCTTTGCGCTCGACAATGGCGAAAGTGACTCAATCCGCGATAATTTGCGCTTGGCACTCGCAAAATTGAAAAATCCTGCCTATGATACCAGCCAACAGGATGAAAAATTCAAATTGGTGCGAAGAGGCAGCAACGACTATTTGCTTCAAACGACACCTTAG
- a CDS encoding CpaF family protein — MFSRYKKDASAKPVAAVQKTQKTEKDVGQAELVSAMQEAESAVLRKPMPKARAQAAASDKDRKRKERLGDIKLELHRELLDNLNLAALENASENDLRNEINSISTEVLQERSIVLNRQERAQLFQELYNEVKGLGPLETLLQDDTVNDILVNGPQQIFVERSGQLELTDITFKDEKHLLRIIDKIVSAVGRRVDESNPYVDARLADGSRFNAMVPPIAVDGSLVSIRKFKKDKLGIDDLVGFGAFSEEMAAYLQAAVATRLNVIVSGGTGSGKTTTLNALSSFIDNSERILTIEDTAELQLQQTHVGRMESRPPNVEGKGEVSPRDCMKNALRMRPDRIIVGETRGEEVIDMLQAMNTGHDGSMTTIHANSARDGVSRLENMIAMAGIEMPLKAVRSQISSAVNLIVQASRLQDGSRRMTSITEITGMEGDVISMQEVFRFQRTGLTPDNKIIGHYTATGVRSNFSERFRMWGYDLPHHIYEPTLG, encoded by the coding sequence ATGTTTAGCAGGTATAAGAAAGACGCCTCGGCAAAGCCCGTCGCAGCGGTACAAAAAACACAAAAAACCGAAAAAGACGTTGGTCAGGCGGAATTGGTTTCTGCGATGCAAGAAGCCGAAAGTGCCGTTTTGCGCAAACCGATGCCTAAGGCGCGCGCGCAGGCAGCGGCCTCTGATAAAGATCGCAAGCGCAAAGAGCGCTTGGGTGATATCAAGTTGGAATTGCACCGTGAGTTGCTGGACAACTTGAACCTGGCGGCACTTGAAAACGCTTCTGAAAATGACCTGCGAAACGAAATCAATTCAATTTCGACTGAAGTGCTACAAGAACGCAGCATCGTCCTGAACCGCCAAGAACGCGCACAGCTCTTTCAAGAATTATACAATGAAGTAAAAGGCTTAGGTCCTCTTGAAACCTTGCTGCAAGATGACACTGTCAACGATATCTTGGTCAACGGGCCGCAACAGATTTTTGTTGAACGGTCTGGGCAGCTAGAACTGACAGACATCACATTCAAGGACGAAAAACACCTTTTGCGGATCATCGACAAAATCGTTTCTGCAGTTGGCCGTCGCGTGGATGAATCCAATCCCTATGTTGATGCTCGGCTGGCAGATGGCTCGCGTTTTAATGCCATGGTGCCGCCAATTGCGGTTGATGGCTCTTTGGTGTCCATTCGGAAATTCAAAAAAGACAAACTTGGCATTGATGATCTGGTTGGGTTTGGCGCGTTTTCAGAAGAAATGGCCGCCTATTTGCAAGCCGCGGTGGCAACCCGCCTGAACGTGATCGTTTCAGGCGGCACGGGGTCTGGTAAGACAACCACCTTGAACGCTTTGTCCAGTTTTATCGACAACAGCGAACGCATTTTGACCATCGAAGACACCGCAGAATTGCAGCTGCAACAAACCCATGTGGGCCGTATGGAATCGCGCCCGCCAAATGTTGAAGGCAAGGGCGAAGTTTCACCACGCGACTGTATGAAAAACGCCCTGCGGATGCGCCCGGATCGCATCATTGTTGGCGAAACTCGTGGCGAAGAGGTCATCGACATGTTGCAAGCGATGAACACGGGTCACGATGGCTCAATGACAACCATCCACGCCAACTCTGCACGCGATGGCGTGTCACGCTTGGAAAATATGATTGCAATGGCTGGGATTGAAATGCCGCTTAAGGCGGTGCGTTCGCAGATCTCTTCGGCGGTGAACTTGATTGTGCAGGCCAGCCGTCTGCAAGATGGCTCACGTCGCATGACTTCGATCACAGAAATTACCGGCATGGAAGGCGACGTCATCTCGATGCAGGAAGTCTTTCGCTTTCAGCGCACGGGTTTGACACCAGATAACAAGATTATCGGCCACTACACGGCGACGGGCGTGCGCAGCAACTTTTCAGAGCGCTTCCGCATGTGGGGTTACGATCTGCCACATCATATTTATGAACCGACATTGGGATAA
- a CDS encoding phosphatidylcholine synthase produces MSPQIKALSVHLLTATGAVFAMLAMLAAVDEKWSLMFLWLVVAFAVDGIDGPLARHYNVKKYAPEFNGVLLDLIIDYLTYVFIPAFALFKSGLMDGWTGWFAIIVITFASALYFSDTRMKTKDNSFSGFPGCWNMVILVIFAIEPNFWVSLALVTVLALAMFLPLRFIHPVRTERWRNVSLPMALAWTFFAGWAAWVDFHPESWAHWGLVVTSIYLLLVGIIQQILPVRR; encoded by the coding sequence ATGAGCCCACAGATCAAAGCCCTTTCCGTCCATCTATTAACAGCAACCGGTGCCGTTTTTGCGATGCTTGCAATGCTGGCTGCTGTTGATGAAAAATGGAGCTTGATGTTTCTGTGGTTGGTTGTGGCTTTTGCGGTTGATGGTATCGATGGGCCGCTTGCCCGCCACTATAATGTCAAGAAATACGCGCCTGAATTCAACGGTGTATTGCTTGATTTGATTATCGACTACTTGACCTATGTGTTTATTCCAGCATTTGCCTTGTTTAAATCAGGGCTCATGGATGGTTGGACAGGCTGGTTCGCTATCATTGTGATCACCTTTGCGAGCGCTTTGTATTTTTCTGATACACGCATGAAAACAAAAGATAATTCGTTTTCCGGCTTTCCCGGATGCTGGAATATGGTGATCCTGGTAATTTTTGCCATTGAGCCAAACTTTTGGGTGAGCCTGGCCTTGGTGACGGTTCTGGCCCTGGCTATGTTTCTACCTTTGCGCTTTATCCATCCTGTACGTACAGAGCGCTGGCGCAACGTTTCTCTGCCTATGGCATTGGCCTGGACTTTCTTTGCCGGCTGGGCTGCCTGGGTCGACTTTCACCCGGAAAGCTGGGCGCATTGGGGTTTGGTTGTGACGTCGATCTATTTGCTGTTGGTAGGGATAATTCAGCAAATTCTGCCAGTACGGCGCTAG
- a CDS encoding AAA family ATPase: MTSSKKIESDPNAILACTVCRDVQNFDLLIVDMEEVMGEQWGDLGFDDALQFFDQPEAASLEFIALAIDDFDEDDPEILKRVVIAAKEKGIKTLLIAEDVTPSLLHQLLRMGADEFIPYPPPSGELLEVVETLRSKPEEVAAATSPALAEPETAKVELAKSAPKRHGVIIATHGLAGGTGSTTLATNLAWELAASGKGKAPSVCLLDFDLQFGSVSTFLDLPRRDAVYELLSDTESMDSESFGQALQKFEDKLNVLTAPTDMLPLDLIASEDVDRILEMASHHFDFVIVDMPSTVVQWTETVLTQAHVYFAMLEIDMRSAQNAMRMKRALQAEDLPYDKLRYVLNRAPKFTDLTGKARVKRMSESLDISIDIHLPDGGKQVMQSSDHGQPLAQLAGKNPLRKEIAKLAQSLLDLDEDNTKAA, encoded by the coding sequence ATGACGAGTAGTAAAAAAATCGAGTCTGACCCAAACGCGATACTGGCCTGCACGGTCTGTCGCGATGTACAGAATTTCGATCTTTTGATTGTCGACATGGAAGAAGTCATGGGTGAGCAATGGGGCGACCTGGGCTTTGACGATGCGCTTCAGTTCTTTGATCAACCAGAAGCCGCGTCGCTTGAGTTTATTGCATTGGCCATTGACGATTTTGACGAAGACGATCCCGAAATTTTGAAACGCGTCGTTATTGCTGCCAAGGAAAAAGGCATCAAAACGCTTTTGATCGCCGAAGATGTTACTCCGTCGTTGCTACACCAATTGTTGCGGATGGGCGCGGATGAATTCATCCCCTACCCTCCGCCATCTGGAGAATTGCTGGAAGTGGTTGAGACTCTGCGCAGCAAACCAGAAGAAGTTGCGGCAGCGACAAGCCCTGCCCTGGCAGAACCAGAAACCGCGAAAGTTGAACTGGCAAAATCTGCGCCAAAGCGCCACGGGGTTATCATTGCCACGCATGGTTTGGCAGGCGGAACCGGCTCAACCACACTTGCAACCAACCTCGCATGGGAATTGGCGGCCTCGGGCAAGGGCAAAGCACCGTCGGTCTGTCTTTTGGATTTCGATCTACAGTTCGGGTCCGTTTCAACTTTCTTGGATTTGCCACGACGCGATGCCGTGTATGAATTGTTGTCTGATACCGAAAGTATGGACAGCGAAAGCTTTGGCCAGGCCCTGCAAAAATTCGAAGACAAACTGAATGTCTTGACCGCGCCAACAGACATGTTGCCTTTGGATCTGATTGCAAGCGAAGACGTTGACCGCATCTTAGAAATGGCAAGCCATCACTTTGATTTTGTCATCGTCGACATGCCATCAACAGTGGTTCAATGGACCGAAACAGTTCTGACACAGGCCCATGTCTATTTTGCAATGTTGGAAATCGACATGCGTTCCGCCCAAAATGCGATGCGTATGAAGCGTGCATTGCAAGCAGAAGACCTGCCGTATGACAAATTGCGCTATGTGCTTAACCGTGCACCGAAATTTACGGACCTAACCGGAAAAGCCCGCGTTAAACGCATGAGCGAAAGCCTGGATATCTCTATTGATATCCATCTTCCGGACGGCGGAAAACAAGTTATGCAAAGCTCTGACCATGGGCAGCCTTTGGCGCAATTGGCAGGCAAAAACCCACTTCGAAAAGAAATCGCGAAATTGGCGCAGTCTTTGCTCGATTTGGACGAAGACAACACAAAGGCGGCTTGA
- a CDS encoding type II secretion system F family protein, which translates to MPISPELLIYGLIFVGVVVLVEGAYLTVFGKSISLNNKVSRRLDMLNRGEARQDVLEQLRKEMAQHAKSRSIPLYSLLASKAQKAAIAFSPTQLMMLMAVVSAIAFMALTVGTQTGVATTFVISLAMGVGGVYAWVSMKANKRTSMIEEQLPDAIELMVRSLRVGHPFSSAIQIVAKEVDDPLSTEFGVIADENAYGRDIGESLKEMAERLDMQDMRFLAVAVTIQQQSGGNLAEILAGLSKVIRARFRLFRRVKAITAEAQWSGKFLSAFPVAALIFINVSDPHYYDEVKTHAFFIPACVAVGMFLAVNLFVMRVLTNIKV; encoded by the coding sequence ATGCCTATCAGTCCTGAACTTTTAATCTATGGTCTAATATTTGTCGGCGTTGTCGTTCTGGTCGAAGGGGCCTATCTGACGGTGTTCGGCAAATCCATCAGCCTGAACAACAAAGTTAGCCGTCGACTAGATATGTTGAACCGCGGCGAAGCACGTCAGGATGTGCTGGAACAGCTGCGCAAGGAAATGGCGCAGCATGCAAAATCACGGTCTATTCCGCTCTATTCGCTTTTGGCCTCAAAGGCCCAAAAAGCTGCCATCGCATTTTCCCCCACGCAATTGATGATGCTGATGGCGGTTGTTTCAGCGATTGCCTTTATGGCGCTGACGGTTGGAACCCAGACAGGTGTCGCCACAACATTCGTAATCTCTTTGGCAATGGGTGTTGGGGGCGTCTACGCTTGGGTCAGCATGAAGGCCAACAAACGTACTTCTATGATCGAAGAACAGTTGCCGGATGCCATTGAATTGATGGTGCGCAGTCTGCGCGTTGGGCACCCGTTTTCGTCTGCCATTCAGATTGTCGCCAAAGAAGTTGATGACCCGCTTTCAACAGAATTTGGGGTCATTGCTGATGAGAATGCCTATGGCCGCGACATCGGCGAGTCTTTGAAAGAAATGGCGGAACGGTTGGACATGCAGGATATGCGGTTCTTGGCCGTCGCTGTCACCATTCAGCAGCAATCTGGTGGTAATTTGGCAGAGATCCTGGCCGGATTGTCAAAGGTCATTCGAGCACGGTTTCGTCTGTTTCGCCGGGTCAAAGCGATCACCGCAGAGGCGCAATGGTCTGGTAAATTCCTATCCGCCTTCCCGGTTGCCGCACTGATCTTTATCAACGTCAGCGATCCGCACTATTACGACGAAGTCAAAACACATGCCTTCTTTATCCCCGCATGTGTGGCCGTTGGCATGTTTCTTGCCGTCAATCTGTTTGTCATGCGCGTTCTAACGAACATCAAAGTGTAA
- a CDS encoding type II secretion system F family protein, with the protein MDIFATLTQMTTGALGPFGPIILVGGLGVMIILGAIVLLLREKSDPMAKLKSAGREGTNTLDSTAKSEKLRRASANEKLAKYKAFLEPQSAEELSSIQMKLIRAGYQSRDAVRAFYLAQFALGIIGLVLGVSYFLTAIDPETASTQQTLMYVLGPGAVGYYLPKYWVTRRVEERKEEIIKGFPDSLDMMLVCVEAGQSLDQAIIRVAKELHSSFPALADEYEIVAHEMKAGKDKSSVLSDMGERCGVQDVSSFVTVMNQSTTFGTPISDALRVYSAEMRDKRVMRAEEAANKLPTKMTLATMMLTVPPLLIILVGPSVMNITQMGQAVP; encoded by the coding sequence ATGGACATTTTTGCAACCCTCACACAAATGACCACCGGCGCGCTTGGCCCGTTTGGTCCCATTATTCTTGTTGGCGGTCTGGGGGTTATGATCATCCTAGGTGCCATCGTGCTGTTGTTGCGCGAAAAATCCGATCCAATGGCGAAATTGAAGTCCGCCGGGCGCGAAGGCACAAACACCCTTGATAGCACCGCCAAATCAGAAAAACTGCGCCGCGCCTCAGCCAATGAAAAGCTGGCGAAATACAAGGCGTTCCTAGAACCACAAAGCGCTGAGGAGCTGTCATCGATCCAGATGAAGCTAATTCGCGCGGGGTACCAATCGCGCGATGCTGTACGGGCTTTCTATCTTGCTCAATTTGCGTTGGGTATCATCGGGTTGGTGTTGGGCGTTAGTTACTTTCTGACCGCAATAGACCCTGAAACCGCCTCGACCCAGCAAACCTTGATGTATGTGCTTGGGCCGGGTGCTGTTGGATACTACCTGCCAAAATACTGGGTCACCCGTCGTGTGGAAGAGCGCAAAGAGGAAATCATCAAAGGCTTCCCAGACAGTCTTGATATGATGTTGGTCTGCGTTGAAGCAGGCCAGTCCTTGGACCAAGCCATTATCCGCGTTGCAAAAGAATTACATTCCTCGTTCCCCGCATTGGCCGACGAATATGAAATCGTGGCGCATGAAATGAAAGCCGGCAAAGACAAATCGTCTGTCCTAAGTGACATGGGCGAACGGTGCGGCGTGCAAGACGTTTCAAGCTTTGTCACCGTCATGAACCAATCGACCACATTTGGGACCCCGATTTCGGATGCCTTACGGGTCTATTCAGCAGAAATGCGCGACAAACGCGTGATGCGCGCTGAAGAAGCGGCAAACAAGTTGCCAACCAAGATGACACTTGCCACTATGATGTTAACGGTCCCGCCACTTCTGATTATTTTGGTTGGGCCGTCGGTCATGAATATCACGCAAATGGGTCAGGCGGTTCCGTAA
- a CDS encoding methylated-DNA--[protein]-cysteine S-methyltransferase: MISTCFHSPLGALTICQEDGAIVRLLWEASPLAKSNLLDEAIKQLTAYFAGELRVFDLPLHVAGSQFQQSVCVEMCKIPFGDTVTYGDLAKTLGCAAQPIGRACGLNPIPIIIPCHRVMGAGGKLVGFSGKGGVETKVALLRHEGAAGLLI; this comes from the coding sequence ATGATAAGCACCTGTTTTCATAGCCCCCTTGGTGCGCTGACTATTTGCCAAGAAGATGGGGCCATTGTGCGTTTGTTGTGGGAAGCCAGCCCGCTGGCAAAATCCAATTTATTGGACGAAGCAATCAAGCAACTTACAGCCTATTTCGCTGGCGAGCTGCGGGTGTTTGATTTGCCTTTACATGTTGCAGGTTCTCAATTTCAGCAATCGGTCTGTGTTGAAATGTGCAAAATTCCGTTTGGTGATACCGTTACATATGGTGATCTTGCCAAGACTTTAGGATGTGCTGCCCAGCCAATTGGCCGGGCCTGTGGCTTGAACCCCATTCCCATCATCATCCCATGTCATCGTGTTATGGGGGCAGGTGGCAAGCTTGTGGGGTTTTCAGGAAAGGGTGGCGTAGAAACCAAGGTGGCGCTTTTGCGTCACGAGGGCGCGGCGGGATTGTTGATCTAG
- a CDS encoding OmpA family protein, with protein sequence MKYSLSATVALVILAGCDNANQTFPSFFSEAGAVVDAHQEFGSATTHNAAIQNGSKSYTVSLAKRFAEEVQSTVNFAFNSSQLDENARATLRQQATWIRQFPEIRFRVYGHTDAVGSNAFNKRLGMRRARAAVSYLSTLGINRSRLEAVVSFGETQPLIVTQGRERRNRRTVTEVSGFVEANPNLLDGKYAQIIYREYITSGVPLPTGAVPTINASE encoded by the coding sequence ATGAAATACAGCTTATCAGCGACAGTTGCTCTGGTTATTTTGGCGGGCTGCGACAATGCCAATCAAACCTTCCCGTCATTTTTCAGCGAAGCGGGTGCCGTTGTTGATGCGCATCAAGAGTTCGGCTCTGCAACAACACATAATGCGGCCATCCAAAACGGTTCAAAGAGCTATACCGTCAGTTTGGCAAAACGCTTTGCAGAAGAAGTGCAAAGCACTGTAAACTTTGCATTTAACTCTTCGCAATTGGATGAGAACGCGCGGGCGACACTGCGTCAGCAAGCCACTTGGATCCGTCAGTTCCCAGAAATTCGCTTCCGGGTCTACGGCCACACAGATGCTGTCGGTTCAAATGCCTTCAACAAACGCCTTGGCATGCGCCGCGCGCGCGCTGCAGTGTCTTATCTTAGCACGCTTGGGATTAACCGCAGTCGCCTAGAAGCTGTTGTTTCCTTTGGTGAAACCCAACCTCTCATTGTCACACAGGGCCGGGAACGTCGCAACCGTCGCACGGTGACAGAGGTTTCAGGATTCGTTGAAGCCAACCCCAATTTGCTGGATGGTAAATACGCGCAAATCATCTATCGCGAATATATCACAAGTGGCGTTCCGTTACCCACCGGTGCCGTGCCAACAATCAACGCCAGCGAATAA
- a CDS encoding prepilin peptidase — translation MHISASAALWFLPFVLPICFYVAWSDMRAMRITNYAVMTLFAVFVVVGIVALPFDAYLWRFLHLAVALVIGIALNAGGVVGAGDAKFVAAAAPFVPIADLSRLSIIFAATLLAAWVTHRAAKHSPIRKMAPEWESWNKAKEFPMGLALGGALSIYLVLGALNGAA, via the coding sequence ATGCATATCTCGGCATCTGCTGCGCTTTGGTTTTTGCCCTTTGTGCTGCCAATTTGTTTCTATGTTGCCTGGAGCGATATGCGGGCAATGCGCATTACCAATTATGCGGTCATGACGTTATTTGCGGTTTTTGTTGTAGTCGGGATCGTCGCATTGCCGTTTGACGCCTATCTTTGGCGGTTTCTGCATTTGGCTGTGGCGCTTGTGATCGGCATTGCATTGAATGCGGGCGGAGTTGTTGGTGCGGGTGACGCAAAATTTGTGGCGGCCGCAGCCCCATTTGTACCGATTGCTGACCTATCGCGGCTCTCTATCATATTTGCCGCAACTTTGTTGGCCGCTTGGGTCACCCATCGCGCAGCAAAACATAGCCCAATTCGAAAAATGGCCCCAGAGTGGGAGAGCTGGAATAAAGCGAAAGAATTCCCAATGGGACTGGCATTGGGTGGCGCGCTGTCGATCTATCTTGTTTTGGGCGCGCTGAACGGGGCCGCCTGA
- a CDS encoding ATPase codes for MHAQTVAPTVIAPPAPKRLEDMRLPIVMMRDILLKTMFRKNVDMVSDVAHAVCLPTAVTQELIDMAREQRLLEATGTLNANSGNEMGYQLTDAGKARALDALAQSEYFGAMPVPLPVYSEQIKRQSIRDIQISRQQLTDAMGHLVLPDSLLGTLGPAVSAGRSILMYGPPGNGKSSISNGIRDAMGDKVYVPRAIEYAGQVITVYDPIVHSKAEAEIDDPNSLRRKRGFDRRYVRCDRPTVITGGELTLDMLDLVYNPTARTYQAPLQLKAAGGIFIVDDLGRQQEPPQALINRWIVPLEENRDILALQSGEKFETPFDTLVVFSTNFHPNEIFDQAALRRIFYKIKIDGPDQKNFLKIFSLVARKKGMPLDEPALVHLLKRKYPEIDNVYANYQPVFLIDQMIAICEFEGIPLQMTPDLIDRAWENMFVKDELIVK; via the coding sequence ATGCATGCACAAACCGTCGCCCCTACGGTAATCGCCCCCCCTGCCCCAAAACGGCTCGAGGACATGCGGCTGCCAATTGTGATGATGCGCGACATCTTGTTGAAAACAATGTTTCGCAAGAATGTCGACATGGTATCGGATGTGGCGCACGCAGTTTGCCTGCCTACCGCGGTTACCCAAGAGCTTATTGACATGGCCCGCGAGCAACGACTGCTTGAAGCCACTGGGACGCTGAACGCAAACAGCGGCAACGAAATGGGATATCAGCTTACGGATGCTGGAAAGGCACGCGCATTGGATGCGCTAGCCCAGTCCGAATACTTTGGCGCAATGCCGGTTCCGCTGCCGGTCTATTCAGAACAAATCAAGCGCCAGTCCATTCGTGACATCCAGATCAGTAGACAGCAATTGACCGATGCCATGGGACATTTGGTATTGCCAGACAGCCTGTTGGGCACGCTTGGTCCCGCAGTTTCTGCTGGGCGTTCGATCCTTATGTATGGCCCCCCGGGAAATGGAAAATCTTCTATATCAAACGGCATTCGCGATGCGATGGGCGATAAAGTGTATGTGCCACGCGCCATTGAATACGCAGGTCAGGTGATCACGGTCTATGACCCCATCGTGCACTCCAAGGCCGAAGCAGAAATTGATGACCCAAACAGCTTGCGCCGCAAACGCGGTTTTGACCGTCGTTATGTGCGCTGCGACCGACCCACGGTGATCACAGGTGGAGAATTGACGCTAGACATGCTGGACCTTGTCTATAACCCGACGGCGCGCACCTATCAGGCCCCTCTACAGCTCAAAGCCGCTGGCGGGATTTTTATTGTTGACGACCTTGGACGCCAACAAGAGCCACCGCAGGCCCTGATCAACCGCTGGATCGTGCCACTGGAAGAAAACCGCGATATTCTGGCGCTACAGTCAGGCGAAAAATTTGAAACGCCTTTTGATACACTGGTGGTGTTTTCAACAAACTTCCATCCCAACGAGATTTTTGACCAAGCGGCCTTGCGCCGGATCTTTTATAAAATCAAAATTGACGGCCCTGATCAAAAGAATTTTCTAAAGATCTTTTCCCTAGTCGCACGCAAAAAGGGCATGCCGCTTGATGAACCGGCATTGGTGCACCTGTTGAAACGCAAGTATCCAGAGATCGACAATGTCTATGCCAATTATCAGCCGGTTTTTCTGATCGATCAGATGATTGCTATTTGTGAATTCGAGGGAATCCCGCTTCAGATGACACCCGATTTGATAGACCGCGCTTGGGAAAATATGTTCGTGAAAGACGAGCTGATTGTAAAATAG